A region of Paenibacillus sp. 37 DNA encodes the following proteins:
- the fabD gene encoding ACP S-malonyltransferase produces MGKIAFVFPGQGSQAVGMAKDAYESVPAATEIFRTADETLGFSLSTLVFEGPETELKQTSNTQPALLTASIALLEAFKEKGIQPDYTAGHSLGEYSALVAAGVLSFADAVSTVRARGQYMEQAVPGGQGAMAAVLGADREALGVLCRDVSESGHAVELANMNCPGQIVISGVKEGVAAVAERVKEAGGKRAIALEVSGPFHSSLMRGAADKLAEKLKTVTFSPAAVPVVANVTARPAEDGQVQDLLTAQVYSPVLWEDSVTWLIEQGVDTFIEIGSGSVLTGLIKKTDKTVKLYNVNSLETLEATASALK; encoded by the coding sequence ATGGGTAAAATAGCATTTGTATTTCCCGGACAGGGATCACAGGCTGTAGGCATGGCCAAGGACGCGTATGAGTCCGTGCCTGCGGCAACCGAGATTTTTCGCACAGCAGATGAAACATTGGGTTTCTCGCTGAGCACCCTTGTATTTGAAGGACCGGAGACCGAGTTGAAACAGACATCAAATACACAACCGGCTCTGTTGACAGCAAGTATTGCCTTGCTAGAAGCTTTCAAAGAAAAAGGAATTCAGCCTGACTATACGGCTGGACACAGTCTGGGAGAATACAGTGCACTGGTGGCAGCGGGCGTTCTTTCGTTTGCTGACGCAGTGAGCACTGTGCGGGCACGTGGTCAGTATATGGAACAGGCAGTACCGGGTGGACAAGGAGCGATGGCTGCTGTGTTGGGTGCAGATCGGGAAGCGCTGGGGGTGCTTTGCCGTGACGTATCTGAAAGTGGTCATGCGGTTGAACTTGCCAACATGAATTGTCCGGGACAAATCGTCATTTCTGGTGTGAAGGAGGGCGTAGCTGCTGTCGCGGAACGAGTGAAAGAAGCAGGCGGTAAACGCGCTATTGCATTGGAAGTAAGCGGTCCGTTCCACTCTTCATTGATGAGGGGTGCAGCTGATAAGCTGGCAGAGAAACTGAAAACCGTTACGTTCTCACCGGCAGCGGTCCCTGTAGTCGCTAATGTGACTGCAAGACCTGCAGAGGATGGACAGGTTCAGGATTTGTTGACAGCTCAGGTCTATTCTCCTGTATTATGGGAAGACAGTGTGACATGGCTTATTGAGCAAGGCGTGGATACGTTCATTGAGATTGGATCTGGCAGTGTATTGACCGGTTTGATTAAAAAAACAGATAAAACCGTAAAACTGTACAATGTGAACAGTCTTGAAACGCTCGAAGCAACGGCAAGTGCGTTGAAGTGA
- the rpmF gene encoding 50S ribosomal protein L32 codes for MAVPQRRTSKTRRDKRRTHFKLAVPGMVKCEQCGELKLSHHVCKVCGTYKAREIISQ; via the coding sequence ATGGCAGTACCTCAACGGAGAACGTCCAAGACGCGTCGCGACAAACGTCGCACTCACTTTAAATTGGCTGTACCGGGTATGGTGAAATGTGAACAATGTGGCGAACTTAAACTTAGTCACCACGTGTGCAAAGTGTGCGGAACGTACAAAGCAAGAGAGATCATCTCTCAATAA
- the fabG gene encoding 3-oxoacyl-[acyl-carrier-protein] reductase, whose product MSKPLEGKNALVTGASRGIGRSIALALAEAGANVAVNYAGSQAAAEEVAEAIRAKGVKAITLQANVGLMDEAEQMVKATLEAWGNVDILVNNAGITRDNLIMRMKEEEFDQVIETNLKGVFNCLKAVTRPMMKQRSGRIINISSVVGVLGNAGQANYVAAKAGVIGLTKASARELASRGITVNCVAPGFIETDMTKELSQELVDGMLSGIPLSRLGQPDEIAGVVTFLASQASSYMTGQTLHVDGGMYM is encoded by the coding sequence ATGTCTAAACCATTAGAAGGTAAAAATGCACTCGTTACCGGGGCATCCCGGGGCATTGGACGCAGTATTGCACTGGCACTTGCAGAAGCTGGAGCGAACGTAGCTGTGAATTATGCGGGTAGCCAAGCGGCAGCTGAGGAAGTGGCGGAAGCGATTCGTGCCAAAGGAGTCAAGGCGATTACACTTCAAGCCAATGTTGGCCTGATGGATGAAGCTGAACAAATGGTCAAAGCTACACTCGAAGCATGGGGCAACGTTGATATTCTGGTGAACAATGCTGGTATTACCCGTGATAATCTGATCATGCGTATGAAAGAGGAAGAATTCGATCAGGTTATTGAAACCAATCTCAAAGGTGTGTTTAACTGCCTTAAGGCGGTTACACGTCCAATGATGAAACAACGGTCGGGAAGAATTATCAATATCTCCTCGGTTGTAGGTGTGCTCGGTAATGCTGGACAAGCGAACTATGTTGCTGCCAAAGCAGGAGTCATTGGCCTGACAAAGGCATCTGCTCGTGAACTGGCTTCTCGTGGAATCACAGTCAACTGTGTTGCACCAGGTTTCATTGAGACGGATATGACAAAAGAGTTGTCCCAAGAGCTGGTGGACGGTATGCTAAGTGGTATTCCGTTGTCCCGTCTGGGTCAGCCGGATGAAATCGCCGGTGTAGTCACGTTCCTGGCTTCACAGGCTTCATCTTATATGACAGGGCAGACGTTGCATGTCGATGGTGGCATGTACATGTAA
- a CDS encoding YceD family protein → MLMPFRKVATSDGPLKFNEQWEIKELVSNRQDITAVTPLTADLSAEFREGDVVDVHGKLTVGVDMLCSRCLKPINEHFHIDFHEQFKQGKQPKELHEDDDTLYVDGDSVDLKGYAEEAFLLDLPFIPLCSDTCKGLCPKCGHELNEGDCGCDNEVIDPRLAGLKDFFK, encoded by the coding sequence ATGTTAATGCCATTTCGCAAAGTGGCTACCAGTGATGGTCCCCTGAAGTTTAACGAACAGTGGGAGATTAAGGAACTGGTTTCTAACCGACAAGATATCACAGCCGTTACCCCGCTGACTGCGGACTTATCTGCAGAATTCAGAGAAGGTGACGTTGTGGATGTTCATGGCAAGCTGACTGTAGGAGTGGACATGTTGTGCTCCCGTTGTCTTAAGCCAATCAATGAACATTTTCATATTGATTTTCATGAGCAATTCAAGCAGGGAAAACAGCCAAAGGAATTACACGAAGACGATGATACGCTCTATGTGGATGGAGATAGCGTTGATCTGAAGGGTTATGCCGAGGAAGCTTTTCTGCTGGATCTTCCGTTTATACCGCTATGTAGCGATACATGCAAAGGGTTATGCCCTAAGTGTGGCCATGAGCTGAACGAAGGTGACTGTGGTTGTGATAACGAGGTTATCGATCCGCGGCTTGCAGGGCTCAAGGATTTTTTTAAATGA
- the acpP gene encoding acyl carrier protein — translation MSDVLERVKRIVVDRLGADEAEVTLEASFKEDLGADSLDVVELVMELEDEFDLEISDEDAEKITTVGEVVNYIQSHT, via the coding sequence ATGTCCGATGTATTGGAGCGTGTAAAACGCATCGTCGTCGACCGCTTGGGCGCAGACGAAGCTGAAGTTACACTTGAAGCATCTTTCAAAGAAGATTTGGGTGCTGATTCTTTGGATGTAGTGGAATTGGTCATGGAATTGGAAGATGAATTTGATTTGGAAATCTCTGATGAAGATGCAGAAAAAATCACGACCGTAGGTGAAGTTGTAAACTACATACAATCTCATACCTAA
- the rnc gene encoding ribonuclease III encodes MSEDLKQLQHKLQIKFDNRQLLKQAFTHASYVNEHRFSQHQDNERLEFLGDAVLELTVSEYLYHLYPNRPEGELTKLRASIVCEPSLVKFAEALGFGQYVLLGKGEELTGGRTRPALLADVFESFIGALYLDQGLAPVRTFLDQHVFPLIVLGSKLQMSDYKTELQELTQHHNMGALEYRIVEERGPAHEREFVSEVHMGQERLGRGTGRSKKEAEQQAASAALDRLKLPEAGA; translated from the coding sequence TTGAGTGAAGATCTGAAGCAGTTACAACATAAACTTCAAATCAAATTTGACAACAGGCAGCTTTTAAAACAAGCGTTTACCCATGCTTCTTATGTAAACGAACACCGGTTCAGTCAGCATCAGGACAACGAGCGCCTGGAGTTTCTGGGCGATGCCGTGCTGGAACTGACTGTATCGGAGTACTTGTATCATTTGTATCCTAACCGTCCGGAAGGTGAATTAACTAAGCTGCGGGCATCCATTGTCTGTGAGCCTTCCCTCGTCAAATTTGCTGAAGCGTTGGGTTTTGGGCAGTATGTACTTCTTGGTAAAGGTGAGGAACTAACTGGAGGACGGACACGGCCGGCTCTGCTGGCAGATGTGTTTGAATCTTTCATTGGTGCATTGTATCTGGATCAGGGGCTTGCGCCTGTTCGGACATTTCTTGATCAGCATGTCTTCCCATTAATCGTATTGGGCAGCAAGCTGCAAATGAGTGATTACAAAACGGAACTGCAGGAACTTACTCAGCATCACAATATGGGAGCTTTGGAATACCGTATCGTTGAGGAACGGGGACCTGCCCATGAACGTGAGTTTGTCTCGGAGGTCCATATGGGTCAAGAAAGGCTTGGCAGAGGTACAGGACGTTCCAAAAAGGAAGCGGAACAACAGGCTGCATCTGCAGCACTTGATCGACTGAAGCTTCCGGAAGCCGGAGCTTAA
- a CDS encoding nucleotidyltransferase produces MRAVGVIVEYNPLHNGHVYHLQEARRLSGADAVVAVMSGPFLQRGEPAIVGKRARTEMALHAGADLVLELPVAYAVQPAEWFAFGAVSLLHRTGVVDSLCFGSESGDLDSLQRIARVLAVEPAGMREDIARRLREGASYPAAYAGAAAALAPGGVDAHDAAALLEQPNNSLGLHYLIALQRLGSAIQPFTAARTGAAYHEAMPGPGAIASATAVRRLLMADGPNAAAPYVPAATLAILHREWQEGRAPIHWERFAQPLLHLAATRRASELERIAEVTEGLEHRLIRALAQLPEPSVEALLNAMKTKRYTRTKLQRMLAHLLLNHTKAECSPEQLAAGPGYLRVLGFNAQGQSLLKQMKKTASLPVVLKPSTFTHNQLELDIQAQVAYGLACEHRDTRKMFSDYYESPVRL; encoded by the coding sequence ATGAGAGCCGTAGGCGTCATTGTTGAATATAACCCCTTGCACAATGGACATGTCTATCATTTGCAGGAAGCTCGGCGGCTAAGCGGCGCAGACGCAGTTGTCGCAGTTATGAGCGGCCCTTTTCTCCAGCGTGGCGAACCCGCCATCGTGGGTAAAAGGGCGCGCACCGAGATGGCGCTGCACGCAGGCGCGGATCTCGTGCTTGAACTGCCGGTTGCGTACGCGGTCCAACCGGCCGAGTGGTTTGCCTTCGGCGCGGTATCGCTGCTGCACCGCACCGGCGTTGTGGACTCGCTCTGCTTTGGCAGCGAGTCCGGCGACCTGGACAGCCTGCAGCGCATTGCGCGCGTGCTGGCTGTGGAGCCCGCAGGGATGCGCGAGGACATCGCGCGCCGCCTGCGGGAAGGCGCCAGCTACCCCGCCGCGTACGCAGGCGCGGCGGCAGCGCTGGCGCCCGGCGGCGTCGATGCTCACGACGCCGCTGCACTGCTGGAGCAGCCCAACAATTCGCTTGGGCTGCACTACCTGATCGCGCTGCAACGACTTGGCAGTGCGATCCAGCCCTTTACGGCGGCGCGTACCGGTGCCGCGTATCATGAGGCGATGCCCGGGCCGGGGGCGATCGCCAGTGCCACAGCCGTCCGCCGTCTGCTGATGGCGGACGGACCCAACGCCGCCGCGCCATACGTGCCGGCGGCAACCCTTGCCATTCTGCATCGCGAATGGCAGGAAGGGCGCGCTCCCATACACTGGGAGCGCTTTGCACAGCCGCTGTTGCACCTCGCGGCCACCCGCCGTGCCTCCGAGCTGGAACGCATCGCCGAAGTCACGGAAGGCCTGGAACACCGACTGATCCGTGCACTCGCTCAGCTCCCGGAACCTTCAGTCGAAGCACTCCTGAATGCAATGAAGACCAAACGATACACACGCACCAAACTCCAGCGTATGCTCGCACACCTGCTCCTGAATCACACCAAAGCCGAGTGTTCACCAGAGCAATTGGCTGCCGGACCCGGATATCTCCGAGTCCTCGGATTTAATGCTCAAGGGCAGAGCCTGCTTAAACAAATGAAGAAGACTGCATCGCTGCCTGTTGTACTGAAACCGTCGACGTTCACACACAATCAACTTGAACTGGATATACAAGCTCAGGTTGCGTATGGGCTCGCTTGCGAGCATAGGGACACACGCAAGATGTTCAGTGACTACTATGAGTCGCCTGTGAGACTGTAA
- the plsX gene encoding phosphate acyltransferase PlsX, giving the protein MKIVIDAMGGDNAPASTVEGAIAAATEWADTQIVLIGDEAKLEPLLSQSGVRPANLTVRHASEVIGSDDEPVKAVRRKKDASMVVAGRMLKEGEADAMISAGNTGALMTAGLLVVGRMEGIERPALAPMIPTIDDVGVLALDLGANMDAKPEHLAQYGLMGSLYRQKVQGIESPRVGLLNVGTEPGKGNELTKHAYPLLEQLPIRFVGNVEARDVLTGACDVLVCDGFAGNILLKSLEGTAGAIFALLKEQFSSSLKSKLAAAVLMPELRGLKRKLDYTEHGGAPLLGLSRLVVKSHGSADGNAIKNAVRQARIAVQNQLVESISKEISGK; this is encoded by the coding sequence ATGAAAATCGTCATTGATGCCATGGGAGGTGACAATGCACCTGCATCAACGGTAGAAGGTGCGATTGCCGCAGCCACGGAATGGGCGGATACACAGATCGTCCTGATCGGCGATGAAGCCAAGCTGGAGCCTCTTTTGAGTCAGTCAGGTGTGAGACCTGCTAATCTTACGGTCCGGCATGCTTCCGAAGTTATTGGTTCGGATGATGAACCCGTCAAAGCAGTGCGTCGCAAAAAGGATGCCTCCATGGTGGTCGCAGGCCGCATGCTGAAAGAGGGCGAAGCGGACGCGATGATCTCGGCGGGCAATACTGGAGCTTTGATGACAGCGGGTTTGCTTGTTGTAGGTCGCATGGAAGGCATTGAACGTCCGGCGCTTGCACCTATGATTCCAACGATTGATGATGTAGGTGTGCTTGCGCTGGATCTTGGAGCGAATATGGATGCCAAACCGGAGCACCTTGCACAATATGGTCTGATGGGCAGTTTGTATCGGCAAAAAGTACAGGGCATTGAGTCCCCGCGAGTGGGCTTGCTTAATGTAGGAACAGAGCCAGGCAAGGGAAATGAGTTAACCAAACATGCATACCCTTTACTGGAACAACTCCCAATTCGTTTTGTCGGTAATGTTGAGGCACGTGATGTGCTGACTGGTGCTTGTGATGTGCTTGTATGTGACGGTTTTGCAGGGAATATCCTGCTGAAGTCGCTGGAAGGCACAGCAGGTGCCATTTTCGCCTTGCTTAAGGAACAATTTTCATCTTCTCTCAAAAGTAAACTGGCTGCAGCTGTACTAATGCCTGAGCTGCGTGGGTTGAAACGAAAGCTGGATTATACGGAGCATGGCGGAGCGCCACTCCTCGGTTTGAGCAGACTGGTTGTGAAAAGTCATGGATCTGCTGATGGCAATGCCATCAAAAATGCTGTGCGCCAAGCTCGGATTGCAGTGCAGAATCAGCTGGTAGAGAGCATATCTAAGGAAATTAGCGGGAAGTGA
- a CDS encoding beta-ketoacyl-ACP synthase III: protein MNNLRPVGIIGTGKYVPEKILTNSDLEKMVDTNDEWIVSRTGIKERHIAAPEQATSDLAYEAAIKALESAGMTGSDLDLIIVATITPDSSFPSTACILQDKLGAKGAAAFDLSAACSGFVYGLASATSFIQSGMYNNALVIGADCLSRITDYTDRNTCVLFGDGAGAVVVGEVPEGRGFKAFDLGAEGAGGSLLQMEGGGSRLPATAETVENKKHYINMNGREVFKFAVRVMGTATIEVLRKAGMERTDVDLFVPHQANIRIIQSAMQRLELPEEKVVVNVDKYANTSAASIPLALVEAAEEGRMKAGDTVLMVGFGGGLTWGASVLVW, encoded by the coding sequence ATGAATAATTTGCGCCCAGTAGGGATTATTGGTACAGGGAAATATGTGCCTGAGAAAATTTTGACAAATAGCGATCTGGAGAAAATGGTCGATACCAATGACGAGTGGATCGTCAGTCGTACAGGAATCAAAGAGCGTCACATCGCTGCACCCGAACAGGCAACTTCTGATCTGGCATATGAGGCGGCTATTAAAGCCCTTGAATCTGCAGGCATGACAGGCAGTGATCTTGATCTGATCATTGTTGCAACGATTACTCCGGATTCTTCGTTCCCATCGACAGCCTGCATTTTGCAGGACAAATTGGGTGCAAAAGGTGCTGCGGCATTTGATCTGTCGGCTGCTTGTTCCGGATTTGTATACGGTTTGGCTAGTGCTACGAGCTTCATCCAAAGCGGTATGTACAACAATGCACTTGTTATTGGAGCGGACTGCTTGTCTCGTATTACGGATTATACAGATCGTAACACATGTGTCCTCTTTGGGGACGGAGCAGGCGCGGTAGTCGTAGGTGAAGTTCCGGAAGGTCGCGGATTCAAAGCGTTCGATCTCGGTGCCGAAGGTGCTGGCGGTAGTCTTCTTCAGATGGAAGGCGGCGGTTCCCGACTGCCTGCTACTGCAGAGACCGTTGAAAATAAAAAGCATTACATCAACATGAACGGTCGTGAAGTGTTTAAGTTTGCGGTACGTGTCATGGGGACGGCTACCATTGAGGTATTACGCAAGGCTGGTATGGAGCGTACGGATGTGGATCTGTTTGTTCCTCACCAAGCGAATATTCGAATTATCCAATCTGCGATGCAACGCCTTGAACTTCCTGAAGAAAAGGTTGTAGTCAACGTGGATAAGTATGCAAACACATCGGCTGCTTCCATCCCGCTTGCTTTGGTAGAAGCAGCAGAAGAAGGTCGCATGAAAGCCGGAGATACCGTTCTGATGGTTGGATTCGGTGGCGGTTTGACATGGGGTGCATCGGTACTCGTTTGGTAA
- the hmpA gene encoding NO-inducible flavohemoprotein: MLSEHTIRVIKSTVPVLEVHGEAITRHFYETMFTAHPELLNIFNHANQKQGRQQAALANMVYTAALHIDNLSSILPAVRQVAHKHRSLGIVPEQYAIVGTYLLQAIKDVLGDAATDEIITAWGEAYNVIADAFIGIEQNMYTEAENQTGGWEGFRTFKVAKKVQESEVITSFYLVPDDGQPIASYEPGQYISIKIKPEAQSFTQIRQYSLSDTPGKPYYRISVKRERGVLERPDGVISTYLHDHIEEGSLVELSAPAGDFTLNADDKRPVVLLSGGVGLTPMISMLNTLVNLNENRTITFLHASPNGQSHAFRDYVDSLAKRNQGVKAYYCYTQPEDADRENEYFHKEGYMDATWLRQVIDELDATYYLCGPVSFMRAVYTELQGLGVAADNIHYEFFGPKASLSPAPESV, encoded by the coding sequence ATGTTAAGCGAGCACACCATTAGAGTGATTAAATCTACAGTACCCGTACTTGAAGTCCACGGCGAAGCGATCACACGCCATTTCTATGAAACGATGTTCACAGCTCATCCGGAACTACTGAATATTTTCAATCACGCAAATCAGAAACAAGGACGACAGCAAGCCGCCCTCGCCAATATGGTATACACCGCTGCCCTGCATATCGATAATCTGTCCTCCATCCTGCCTGCCGTCCGGCAAGTTGCACATAAACATCGCAGCCTGGGTATCGTTCCCGAGCAATATGCGATTGTTGGCACCTATCTGCTTCAAGCCATCAAAGATGTACTTGGAGACGCGGCAACGGATGAAATTATCACGGCGTGGGGTGAAGCCTATAATGTCATTGCAGACGCCTTTATCGGGATCGAACAGAACATGTATACAGAAGCGGAAAACCAGACGGGTGGCTGGGAAGGATTTCGTACCTTCAAGGTTGCCAAGAAAGTGCAGGAAAGTGAAGTCATCACGTCCTTTTACCTCGTTCCAGATGATGGTCAGCCCATTGCCAGTTATGAACCGGGACAATACATCAGTATCAAAATCAAACCAGAGGCACAGTCATTTACCCAGATTCGTCAGTATAGCCTTTCAGATACCCCGGGTAAACCCTACTATCGCATTTCCGTTAAACGTGAGCGAGGTGTATTAGAGCGCCCTGACGGAGTTATATCCACGTATCTCCACGATCACATTGAAGAAGGCAGTCTAGTGGAGCTATCCGCTCCTGCTGGCGACTTCACGCTGAATGCAGACGATAAACGGCCTGTTGTTCTCCTGAGTGGTGGTGTTGGCTTAACGCCCATGATCAGTATGTTAAATACGCTGGTTAACTTGAATGAAAATCGCACCATTACATTTTTGCATGCAAGTCCCAATGGTCAATCTCACGCGTTCCGTGATTATGTGGACAGTCTGGCCAAACGTAATCAGGGCGTTAAAGCTTATTATTGTTATACTCAACCTGAGGATGCTGATCGTGAAAATGAGTATTTTCATAAGGAAGGTTATATGGATGCCACCTGGCTTCGTCAAGTGATTGATGAACTGGATGCCACCTATTATCTGTGTGGGCCGGTTTCGTTCATGCGGGCAGTGTATACGGAACTTCAGGGGCTAGGTGTTGCAGCGGACAACATTCATTATGAATTTTTCGGGCCCAAAGCAAGTCTATCTCCCGCGCCGGAAAGTGTCTAA
- the fapR gene encoding transcription factor FapR, producing the protein MIEENPFVTDQELTRQLKVSIQTIRLDRLELGIPELRERMKLMAELSYDQVRSLPLHEIIGDIVDLQLDKSGISLFEIKEEHVFSRTGIARGHYVFAQANSLAVAIINDEIALTASADIRFVRSVHLGEKCIAKAYVRSIPGQKGKAKVEVFTYVGEEMVFQGNFVIYHSGGEDSGEGGHLE; encoded by the coding sequence ATGATAGAAGAGAACCCGTTTGTGACGGATCAGGAACTTACACGCCAATTGAAGGTGAGTATTCAGACGATTCGTCTTGACAGGCTGGAACTTGGAATACCCGAACTTCGGGAGCGGATGAAACTGATGGCAGAGCTCTCGTATGATCAGGTACGCTCGTTGCCCTTGCATGAGATTATCGGTGATATTGTGGATCTGCAACTGGATAAGAGCGGGATTTCCCTGTTTGAGATTAAGGAAGAACACGTGTTTTCCAGAACAGGGATTGCACGCGGACACTATGTCTTTGCACAGGCTAACTCCTTGGCTGTAGCCATTATTAATGACGAGATCGCGTTGACTGCATCAGCAGACATTCGCTTTGTCCGTTCGGTTCATTTGGGAGAGAAATGTATTGCAAAGGCTTATGTGAGATCGATTCCGGGTCAAAAGGGCAAAGCCAAAGTGGAAGTATTCACTTATGTAGGTGAAGAAATGGTGTTTCAAGGCAACTTTGTAATCTACCATTCAGGTGGAGAAGACAGCGGAGAAGGAGGTCATTTGGAATGA
- the fabF gene encoding beta-ketoacyl-ACP synthase II has protein sequence MKQRVVITGMGVMTSLGKDLETFWGSLMAGKSGISQIEAFDVSEYTTQIAAEIKDFNPEEYMDRKDARKMDRFVQFAVAAGFKAVEDSGLKINENIDAERFGVSIGSGIGGLGTWEDQHNALLQKGPKRVSPFFIPMMISNMASGQMSISLGAKGPNINVVTACATGTHSIGDSFKLIANGDADAMICGGAEATIRPTGLAGFCAMRAMSTRNDDPAKSSRPFDTERDGFVMGEGAGVLILESLEHAQKRGARIYGEVIGYGLTGDAHHMTEPDPDGAARCMKMALRNAGIEPEEVDYINAHGTSTPVGDRSETLAIKKAFGDHAYKLAVSSTKSMTGHMLGAAGGVEAVICGLSLTHQTLAPTINLENQDPECDLDYVPNVPRQTKVNIAMSNSFGFGGHNATIILKKFEA, from the coding sequence TTGAAACAAAGAGTAGTAATTACCGGAATGGGCGTAATGACATCGCTCGGAAAAGATTTGGAAACGTTCTGGGGCAGTTTAATGGCAGGAAAGTCCGGAATTTCTCAGATTGAGGCGTTTGATGTTAGTGAATACACGACACAGATTGCAGCCGAGATCAAGGATTTCAACCCGGAAGAATATATGGATCGCAAGGATGCTCGCAAAATGGACCGTTTTGTACAGTTCGCTGTGGCAGCCGGCTTCAAAGCCGTTGAAGACAGTGGTCTGAAAATTAACGAGAATATTGATGCAGAGCGTTTCGGTGTATCTATCGGATCAGGTATTGGTGGATTGGGTACGTGGGAGGACCAACATAATGCATTGTTGCAAAAAGGTCCAAAACGGGTAAGCCCATTCTTTATTCCCATGATGATCTCCAACATGGCTTCAGGCCAAATGTCCATTTCCCTTGGTGCCAAAGGTCCTAACATTAATGTTGTTACCGCTTGTGCAACAGGTACACACTCCATCGGAGATTCCTTCAAGCTGATTGCCAATGGTGATGCAGATGCCATGATCTGTGGTGGTGCGGAAGCAACAATCAGACCAACGGGTCTTGCAGGGTTCTGTGCGATGCGCGCAATGTCTACACGTAATGATGATCCTGCGAAGTCAAGCCGTCCTTTTGATACAGAACGTGATGGGTTTGTTATGGGCGAAGGCGCTGGTGTTCTGATCCTGGAATCCCTGGAGCATGCTCAAAAACGTGGTGCACGCATTTATGGTGAAGTGATCGGTTACGGTCTGACAGGTGATGCACATCACATGACAGAACCAGATCCGGACGGAGCGGCACGTTGCATGAAGATGGCACTTCGTAATGCGGGCATTGAGCCTGAAGAAGTGGACTACATTAATGCACACGGAACTTCGACACCTGTAGGCGACAGATCCGAAACGCTTGCGATCAAAAAGGCGTTTGGTGATCATGCGTACAAGCTCGCCGTGAGTTCCACTAAGTCCATGACGGGCCACATGCTTGGCGCTGCTGGTGGTGTAGAAGCGGTTATCTGCGGATTGTCACTGACACATCAGACACTGGCTCCAACGATTAACCTGGAAAATCAGGACCCGGAATGTGATCTGGATTATGTACCAAATGTTCCACGTCAAACCAAAGTTAATATTGCCATGTCCAATTCATTTGGATTCGGCGGTCACAATGCCACCATTATTCTCAAAAAATTTGAAGCATAA